One window of the Alphaproteobacteria bacterium genome contains the following:
- the ykgO gene encoding type B 50S ribosomal protein L36: MKIVNSLKSAKARDKNCRIVRRRGRVYVINKKNPRMKARQG, translated from the coding sequence ATGAAGATCGTCAACTCGCTCAAGTCGGCCAAAGCACGCGACAAGAACTGCCGGATTGTTCGCCGTCGTGGCCGGGTCTATGTCATCAACAAGAAGAATCCGCGGATGAAAGCCCGTCAGGGCTGA